tgtaaaaactgtaccaaatcaacatgcggaaaatgatctgctgtggtgaccctaaacTCAGTGCCAaagggacaaagaaaaaaagtagcaGAAGTTATGTTTTGAACATCTGCATAAagaatatatgtaaatatataaaacttacACTGCTACTTCAGTATTAGCACATTATGTCAACTGACTGAGGCATGTCTTCTCTTTGGGTCAGTTGGACCGTCCAGCTACCATCAATGCCAGAGTTGAGCCAGTCTCTTTGCCAAGCCCGGATACACCCCCCTTTGCCGAGCTTGCCTGGTGCACAGTCAGCGGCTGGGGCGTGACCTCCCTCACCAGCTACAGCCTGTCACCTGTACTAAGGTCTGTGGATGTGGACATCTTCTCTAACTGCTGGTACTACTATTACTTCAAGATCACAGACAATATGCTCTGTGCCGGCTCACTGTTTGGTGGGAAAGACTCTTGTCAGGTGAGGCACaaagttgtgtgtatgtgcattcgAGATGAAGATTTTCTCATAGTAACTGATAATGAAAAGCTTCCAGTTAATACTTACTGTAAGAGCCTGGTGTAACATACAACATTTTTGGACATCATTTTACGGTTCAAATTAGAGGTGATCACCATTATGATGATGTGTAACGTTATGGAGGAGGATGGTACAGTGTTATGCACTATTGAAATAAGTCCCACCAGCCCCACCACCTAAATTAGAAACATACTAAAACTTGTTAGTATTCTCAAATTCATAGGCAAAACAATTCATCTGAGTAACAGATTTTTTGGTAACACTTCATCAATTGATCTTCTTAATGTCACTGACACAGTATTACAACcttaacaaggcaacacaatttccctatgggataaATAcagttgttgaatcttgaatcttaacAACATTAGAAAATCTGTTAGCAACATTTATTTGGTGGCTCTGGTAACCTGGCTATAGTTCTTTCAAAGCTAATTATGCAAACCAAATGTGCTACATGCTGATATTGTTAATGTGTTGTTTGATGGTGGGCACACACTGTGATGTACCTTTGCCAGCTGAGAAGTGAAGTAGCagatcagaaaaaacaaaacaaaatgctgtgtaTAAATAGAATTACAACCCGACACTGTAGTGTCGGGTTATAATTCTCTCAAGAGAATAGTCACTAGCAGCAAGCTGTTAGACATTACTCATAGTCCTCAGATATGAATATAAAAATCATTtcaatgcagctttaaatattttttttgcatgaaatcaaacaaaatgccagtgtgaataaaaacttttttgttctcAGGGTGACTCGGGAGGACCTCTTGTCTGTAACGGTAAATTTGAGGGTATTGTATCTTGGGGCATCGGCTGTGCCTATTCTTACTACCCTGGCGTCTACACCAAGGTCAGAAACTACCTCGGATGGATCAGCTGGGTCACCCAGAACAGCTAAATCCAATAACAAGCTCACCTAGTGTGGACTAGTGTGAAGATGAAGCATGGATCTTAAGGGACCCAAAGGCCTTAGTGGatgcttttattgtcttttatacagtgatttttatataaaaacaaatctgtttgctacaaatacaaagtgaactcatcaaagcacacacacaggtaaaaatacacatttcccCCACTTTTTAAGTATCACCTGAGAGAGAAGACTCAGGTcattagaaaaaataaacttcttACCTCTAAAGTTTTACAAATGCACTTTGTATTTTATAGTTATTATAGTTCTACTGTGTTTGCTCTTAATGTTTTCCTTAACTGATGCAAAACCAGGCCACAGATTTTAGACCAAACCCATTTTGGTCTTTGACACCTCACTGAGCTCAAAAct
This genomic interval from Channa argus isolate prfri chromosome 5, Channa argus male v1.0, whole genome shotgun sequence contains the following:
- the LOC137126963 gene encoding trypsin-like, which codes for MNLAPSCHLSLLLLLSISLTAVHSARIIGGSEVTPYSIKYQASILYLNTHFCGGTLIHQQWVASAAHCWRPNHLIQVVLSEHNINKVEGFEQVFNVTLIVRHYQFQYWTFDNDIMLLKLDRPATINARVEPVSLPSPDTPPFAELAWCTVSGWGVTSLTSYSLSPVLRSVDVDIFSNCWYYYYFKITDNMLCAGSLFGGKDSCQGDSGGPLVCNGKFEGIVSWGIGCAYSYYPGVYTKVRNYLGWISWVTQNS